One window from the genome of Salvelinus fontinalis isolate EN_2023a chromosome 3, ASM2944872v1, whole genome shotgun sequence encodes:
- the LOC129851007 gene encoding signal peptidase complex subunit 1-like: MLFENGSLTRQIEEFFFFHLIIQYSKMLSIFNSIPTHMDYKGQKLAEQVFQGIILVSAVIGFAYGLIIEQFGWTVYIVLGGFAVSCLLTLPPWPMYRQNPLSWQPALPETTGETQQKPQENLKKKKHK; this comes from the exons ATGCTTTTTGAAAACGGAAGTCTAACCAGACAAATTGAAGAATTTTTCTTCTTTCATCTGATTATCCAATATAGCAAGATGTTGTCAATATTCAACTCCATTCCAACACACATG GATTATAAAGGACAGAAACTGGCGGAGCAGGTCTTCCAAGGAATCATACTTGTCTCAGCA GTGATTGGATTTGCTTACGGCCTCATCATTGAACAGTTTGGGTGGACTGTGTACATAGTGTTAGGAGGTTTCGCTGTGTCTTGTTTG CTGACCCTGCCCCCCTGGCCCATGTACAGACAGAACCCCCTCTCCTGGCAGCCAGCCCTACCAGAGACTACGGGAGAAACCCAGCAAAAGCCTCAGGAGAatctgaagaagaagaagcaCAAGTAG